A window of the Budorcas taxicolor isolate Tak-1 chromosome 8, Takin1.1, whole genome shotgun sequence genome harbors these coding sequences:
- the HNRNPK gene encoding heterogeneous nuclear ribonucleoprotein K isoform X2 — protein METEQPEETFPNTETNGEFGKRPAEDMEEEQAFKRSRNTDEMVELRILLQSKNAGAVIGKGGKNIKALRTDYNASVSVPDSSGPERILSISADIETIGEILKKIIPTLEEGLQLPSPTATSQLPLESDAVECLNYQHYKGSDFDCELRLLIHQSLAGGIIGVKGAKIKELRENTQTTIKLFQECCPQSTDRVVLIGGKPDRVVECIKIILDLISESPIKGRAQPYDPNFYDETYDYGGFTMMFDDRRGRPVGFPMRGRGGFDRMPPGRGGRPMPPSRRDYDDMSPRRGPPPPPPGRGGRGGSRARNLPLPPPPPPRGGDLMAYDRRGRPGDRYDGMVGFSADETWDSAIDTWSPSEWQMAYEPQGGSGYDYSYAGGRGSYGDLGGPIITTQVTIPKDLAGSIIGKGGQRIKQIRHESGASIKIDEPLEGSEDRIITITGTQDQIQNAQYLLQNSVKQYSGKFF, from the exons atggaaactgaaCAGCCAGAGGAAACCTTTCCTAACACCGAAACCAATGGCGAATTTG GTAAACGCCCTGCTGAAGATATGGAAGAGGAACAAGCTTTTAAAAGATCTAGAAACactgatgagatggttgaattaCGAATTCTGCTTCAGAGCAAG aATGCTGGGGCAGTGATtggaaaaggaggcaagaatattaagGCTCTCCGTACAGAC TACAATGCCAGTGTTTCAGTCCCAGACAGCAGTGGCCCCGAGCG CATATTGAGTATCAGTGCTGATATTGAAACGATTGGAGAAATTCTGAAGAAAATCATCCCTACCTTGGAAGAG GGCCTGCAGTTGCCATCACCCACTGCAACCAGCCAGCTCCCGCTCGAATCTGATGCTGTGGAATGCTTAAAT TACCAACACTATAAAGGAAGCGACTTTGACTGCGAGTTGAGACTGTTGATTCATCAGAGTCTGGCAGGAGGAATTATTGGAGTCAAAGGTGCTAAAATCAAAGAACTTCGAGAG AACACTCAGACAACAATCAAGCTTTTCCAGGAATGTTGTCCTCAATCTACTGACAGAGTCGTTCTTATCGGAGGAAAACCTGATAGGGTTGTAGAGTGCATAAAGATCATCCTTGATCTTATATCAGAG tctccCATCAAAGGACGTGCTCAGCCTTATGATCCCAATTTTTATGATGAAACCTATGATTACGGTGGTTTTACAATGATGTTTGATGACCGCCGTGGACGTcctgtgggatttcccatgcGGGGAAGAGGTGGTTTTGACAGAATGCCGCCTGGTCGGGGTGGGCGTCCCATGCCTCCCTCCAGAAGAGATTATGATGATATGAGCCCTCGTCGAGGacctcctccaccccctcccgGACGAGGTGGCCGGGGAGGTAGTAGAGCTCGGAATCTTCctcttccaccaccaccaccacctagagGAGG AGATCTAATGGCCTATGACAGAAGAGGAAGACCTGGAGACCGTTACGATGGCATG GTTGGTTTCAGTGCTGATGAAACCTGGGATTCTGCAATAGATACATGGAGCCCATCAGAGTGGCAGATGGCTTATGAACCACAG GGTGGCTCTGGATATG ATTATTCCTATGCAGGGGGTCGTGGCTCATATGGTGATCTTGGTGGACCTATTATTACTACACAAGTAACTATTCCCAAAGAT TTGGCTGGATCTATTATTGGCAAAGGTGGTCAGCGGATTAAACAAATCCGTCATGAGTCAGGAGCTTCGATCAAAATTGATGAGCCTTTAGAAGGATCCGAAGATCGGATCATTACCATTACAGGAACACAGGACCAGATACAGAATGCACAGTATTTGCTGCAGAACAG tgtGAAGCAGTATTCTGGAAAGTTTTTCTAA
- the QNG1 gene encoding queuosine salvage protein, whose protein sequence is MDRLLTPRESAKFIAENSRDVFIDDGGVRRVAELLLAKATGPELRIGGWKAIHELNPRGTDEAAVNWVFVTDTLNFSFWSESDEHKCLVGFGGKTYSGYWSLCAAINRALDEGIPITSASYYAKVTLDEVRHILRSDTDVPMPLIEERHRILNETGKILLEKFEGSFLNCVQKSDKSAQKLLHLVVENFPSYRDVTQFEGKRISFYKRAQILVADTWSVLEGKGDGCFKDISSITMFADYRLPQVLVYLGALKYSNELLEKLLKGEMLFYGNRQEVEIRGCSVWCVELIRDCLLELIEKKGEKTTGEINSILLDYYLWDYARDHREDMKGIPFHRTRCIYY, encoded by the exons ATGGACAGGCTTCTGACTCCCAGGGAGTCTGCAAAATTCATTGCCGAGAACAGTCGAGATGTGTTCATTGACGACGGAGGCGTGCGGAGGGTGGCCGAGCTGCTGCTGGCCAAGGCCACGGGGCCCGAGCTGCGCATTGGGGGCTGGAAGGCGATTCACGAGCTGAATCCTAGGGGCACCGACGAGGCCGCCGTTAACTGGGTGTTCGTGACAGACACGCTCAACTTCTCCTTCTGGTCGGAGAGTGACGAGCATAAATGTCTGGTGGGGTTTGGGGGAAAGACGTATAGTGGGTACTGGTCCCTGTGCGCCGCGATCAACAGAGCTCTGGACGAAG GGATCCCAATAACTAGTGCTTCCTACTACGCCAAAGTGACCCTTGATGAGGTCCGGCATATACTCCGGTCTGACACAGATGTCCCCATGCCTTTGATAGAAGAGAGGCATCGGATTCTCAATGAAACAGGGAAAATTCTGCTTGAGAAGTTTGAAGGCTCTTTTCTTAATTGTGTCCAAAAAAGTGATAAAAGTGCTCAGAAGTTATTGCACCTGgtagttgaaaactttccttcTTACAGAGATGTGACTCAGTTTGAG GggaaaagaatttctttttacAAAAGGGCCCAAATCCTGGTGGCAGATACGTGGAGTGTATTAGAGGGGAAAGGAGATGGCTGCTTTAAGGACATCTCCAGTATCACCATGTTTGCCGACTACAGATTACCTCAGGTTCTTGTTTACCTGGGAGCCCTGAAATACTCCAATGAACTACTGGAGAAGCTTCTCAAAG GAGAAATGCTTTTTTATGGGAATAGGCAAGAGGTGGAAATCAGAGGGTGCTCAGTTTGGTGTGTCGAGCTGATCCGGGATTGTCTTCTGGAGCTTATTGAAAAAAAGGGTGAAAAAACTACTGGAGAGATTAATTCCATTCTTCTGGATTATTACTTATGGGACTATGCCCGTGATCACAGGGAAGATATGAAAGGAATTCCATTTCATCGTACACGTTGCATATATTATTGA
- the HNRNPK gene encoding heterogeneous nuclear ribonucleoprotein K isoform X1, producing the protein METEQPEETFPNTETNGEFGKRPAEDMEEEQAFKRSRNTDEMVELRILLQSKNAGAVIGKGGKNIKALRTDYNASVSVPDSSGPERILSISADIETIGEILKKIIPTLEEGLQLPSPTATSQLPLESDAVECLNYQHYKGSDFDCELRLLIHQSLAGGIIGVKGAKIKELRENTQTTIKLFQECCPQSTDRVVLIGGKPDRVVECIKIILDLISESPIKGRAQPYDPNFYDETYDYGGFTMMFDDRRGRPVGFPMRGRGGFDRMPPGRGGRPMPPSRRDYDDMSPRRGPPPPPPGRGGRGGSRARNLPLPPPPPPRGGDLMAYDRRGRPGDRYDGMVGFSADETWDSAIDTWSPSEWQMAYEPQGGSGYDYSYAGGRGSYGDLGGPIITTQVTIPKDLAGSIIGKGGQRIKQIRHESGASIKIDEPLEGSEDRIITITGTQDQIQNAQYLLQNSVKQYADVEGF; encoded by the exons atggaaactgaaCAGCCAGAGGAAACCTTTCCTAACACCGAAACCAATGGCGAATTTG GTAAACGCCCTGCTGAAGATATGGAAGAGGAACAAGCTTTTAAAAGATCTAGAAACactgatgagatggttgaattaCGAATTCTGCTTCAGAGCAAG aATGCTGGGGCAGTGATtggaaaaggaggcaagaatattaagGCTCTCCGTACAGAC TACAATGCCAGTGTTTCAGTCCCAGACAGCAGTGGCCCCGAGCG CATATTGAGTATCAGTGCTGATATTGAAACGATTGGAGAAATTCTGAAGAAAATCATCCCTACCTTGGAAGAG GGCCTGCAGTTGCCATCACCCACTGCAACCAGCCAGCTCCCGCTCGAATCTGATGCTGTGGAATGCTTAAAT TACCAACACTATAAAGGAAGCGACTTTGACTGCGAGTTGAGACTGTTGATTCATCAGAGTCTGGCAGGAGGAATTATTGGAGTCAAAGGTGCTAAAATCAAAGAACTTCGAGAG AACACTCAGACAACAATCAAGCTTTTCCAGGAATGTTGTCCTCAATCTACTGACAGAGTCGTTCTTATCGGAGGAAAACCTGATAGGGTTGTAGAGTGCATAAAGATCATCCTTGATCTTATATCAGAG tctccCATCAAAGGACGTGCTCAGCCTTATGATCCCAATTTTTATGATGAAACCTATGATTACGGTGGTTTTACAATGATGTTTGATGACCGCCGTGGACGTcctgtgggatttcccatgcGGGGAAGAGGTGGTTTTGACAGAATGCCGCCTGGTCGGGGTGGGCGTCCCATGCCTCCCTCCAGAAGAGATTATGATGATATGAGCCCTCGTCGAGGacctcctccaccccctcccgGACGAGGTGGCCGGGGAGGTAGTAGAGCTCGGAATCTTCctcttccaccaccaccaccacctagagGAGG AGATCTAATGGCCTATGACAGAAGAGGAAGACCTGGAGACCGTTACGATGGCATG GTTGGTTTCAGTGCTGATGAAACCTGGGATTCTGCAATAGATACATGGAGCCCATCAGAGTGGCAGATGGCTTATGAACCACAG GGTGGCTCTGGATATG ATTATTCCTATGCAGGGGGTCGTGGCTCATATGGTGATCTTGGTGGACCTATTATTACTACACAAGTAACTATTCCCAAAGAT TTGGCTGGATCTATTATTGGCAAAGGTGGTCAGCGGATTAAACAAATCCGTCATGAGTCAGGAGCTTCGATCAAAATTGATGAGCCTTTAGAAGGATCCGAAGATCGGATCATTACCATTACAGGAACACAGGACCAGATACAGAATGCACAGTATTTGCTGCAGAACAG tgTGAAGCAGTATGCAGATGTTGAAGGATTCTAA